Proteins co-encoded in one uncultured Draconibacterium sp. genomic window:
- a CDS encoding methyltransferase → MGRNNYFQFKQFRIEQKRSAMKVGIDGILLGAWADVSDCNSILDIGTGTGLIALMLAQRSQARITAIEIEKNAAEEAIENVAASPWKKRVDVQNVSLQKFATESNQRFDLIVSNPPFFQNSLKAGNENRSLARHTDSLPYKTLVEITSALLTEEGRSAFIFPKSALKEIEILVQLNQLYLKRITTVAPNEKKTVNRILVEMSKKENSTQADSLQIYNNDGSWNAYFKTLTCDYYLNF, encoded by the coding sequence ATGGGCAGAAACAATTATTTTCAATTCAAACAATTCAGGATCGAACAAAAACGTTCGGCCATGAAAGTGGGCATCGATGGTATTTTACTGGGAGCATGGGCCGATGTTAGCGATTGCAATTCAATTTTGGATATCGGAACAGGTACGGGATTAATTGCTTTAATGCTGGCACAGCGTTCGCAAGCCCGAATCACGGCCATTGAAATTGAAAAAAATGCCGCCGAAGAAGCTATTGAAAATGTTGCTGCATCACCGTGGAAAAAGAGAGTAGATGTACAGAATGTTTCATTGCAAAAATTTGCTACCGAGTCTAATCAGCGATTCGATTTAATTGTATCCAATCCTCCCTTCTTTCAAAATTCGTTAAAAGCCGGTAATGAAAACCGGTCGCTGGCACGGCACACGGATAGTTTACCTTATAAAACATTAGTGGAAATAACTTCCGCTTTATTGACAGAAGAAGGTCGATCTGCATTTATATTTCCCAAATCAGCATTAAAGGAAATAGAAATTCTTGTACAGTTAAACCAACTCTATTTAAAGCGAATTACGACGGTTGCTCCGAATGAGAAAAAAACAGTCAATCGGATTTTAGTTGAAATGAGTAAAAAAGAAAACTCTACACAAGCGGACAGCCTGCAGATATACAATAACGACGGATCGTGGAACGCTTATTTTAAGACGTTAACCTGCGATTATTACCTCAACTTCTAA
- a CDS encoding TIGR02757 family protein — translation MPAVLSISDLKDFLDEKVEKYNQPEFIETDPIQVPKQFTEKENIEIAGFLAATIAWGNRTAIIKNALRLMEMLDNQPHDFVLNASEKELDRLQKFVHRTFNGDDCIYFIRSLRNIYRNHDSLQAVFESGYKKEQSVKSALAHFYSVFFETEGERTRKHISNVTKGASAKRLNMYLRWMCRNDKSGVDFGLWNGIPTSALMLPLDVHTGNVGRKLGLLQRRSNDWKAVEEITATLCEFDPNDPIKYDFALFGLGVFEKF, via the coding sequence ATGCCGGCTGTCCTTTCAATATCTGATTTAAAAGATTTTCTCGACGAAAAAGTTGAAAAGTACAATCAACCTGAATTTATTGAAACTGACCCAATACAGGTTCCCAAACAATTTACCGAAAAAGAAAATATTGAGATTGCCGGTTTTCTGGCGGCAACCATTGCCTGGGGAAACCGTACTGCCATCATAAAAAATGCTTTGCGTTTGATGGAAATGCTCGATAATCAGCCACACGACTTTGTGCTAAACGCCTCGGAAAAGGAACTTGATCGCCTCCAAAAGTTTGTGCATCGTACATTTAACGGCGACGATTGTATTTATTTTATTCGTTCGCTGCGAAATATTTACAGAAATCATGATAGTTTGCAAGCTGTTTTTGAAAGCGGATATAAAAAAGAACAATCTGTAAAATCAGCTTTAGCTCATTTCTATTCTGTGTTTTTCGAAACAGAAGGCGAACGTACGCGCAAGCATATTTCCAATGTAACGAAAGGAGCTTCGGCAAAGCGCTTGAACATGTATTTGCGGTGGATGTGCAGAAATGATAAATCAGGAGTTGATTTTGGTTTGTGGAATGGAATTCCAACATCAGCATTAATGTTGCCACTCGATGTACATACCGGAAATGTTGGCAGAAAGTTGGGATTGCTACAACGCCGCTCTAACGACTGGAAAGCGGTGGAAGAAATTACCGCCACTTTATGCGAGTTCGATCCGAATGATCCAATTAAATATGATTTTGCCTTGTTTGGATTGGGCGTTTTCGAAAAATTCTAA